TTAAGATTATACCGAAGTGTTCTTTGCAAATCAACTTCAATCTGCCTAAATTTGTTCTATCAAAATTGTACGCTTGATTATAAATAGAAATTATTTAGATTTATTATCAATCTCCATATAACATTCTTAATACCCAGTTGAACCTACGAATGCCAATCTTAACCAGCTTTTGAGGCAGAAAAGCATTGGTAATTTGCTTCAAATCATTCTTTGTAATCAATCTCAACTTTGCGTAAATAAAAAAAGATATAATTAAAATCAGTATCGAACCCAAGAACCATAATAACTCAGTTAAATAAATTAAAATACCTAATAAAGCCGGTACCAAAATTATTAATGCTATATCCATCCAATTGATTTTAAATCTCAATTTATATGCAACAACATAAGCTGCTACGAGTGCCGTTATCGAACCTACAAAAAAAGATTCTGCAGCTCCCATCCCTCCATATAATGGAGTTAAGAATAGGTAAAGAATTACTCTAGGAAGACTTCGGGCAAGCCCAATGGTTAAAACTTGATTATAATTACCATATGCATATGCAAGATTACCGACACCAAAAGCTATTGTATCAGGTACTATATTCAGTAGCAATACAAAAAGTATTAAATCAGCGACTATGTACTCCGGACCTAACATCCCTAAAACTCGACGCGGATATAAGCAACCCAATACCATAATCGGAGTTGAAATTGCAAGAGAGACTCTAATCACTCTCCACATTGTTCTCTTACGTTCATCATTCATTCCGCTGAGAAGCGGAAACATAATAGCCATAATAGATGAGGGAATTGCGAATACAACAAACATTATGGCCTGGGCAATGTAGTAAAGCCCTGCTTCGCTGGCTCCATGATATCCGTAGACCATTATCACACCAAGTTGAG
The Candidatus Bathyarchaeota archaeon genome window above contains:
- a CDS encoding MATE family efflux transporter, with protein sequence MSLQKVAKGAFFLFGSTIISSALGYAFWFIISSIGGPEIVGLASTTVSLALIIIAVSNFGIPVGAQRFLGKSYGQKDTKSMKSYFEVELIIVGLATCISALLVVLFRHQIRAIMGLPVEYVLIVSLIIIARGLVFVLRSVYISLIRTKEYAVAEISGYLARLPVGIILVAIGFGGIGAALGYFVAFPITSAILLILYIKLVGRIGIPSFKDLKTKGSEIFKAGMANWPTAILITLGPQLGVIMVYGYHGASEAGLYYIAQAIMFVVFAIPSSIMAIMFPLLSGMNDERKRTMWRVIRVSLAISTPIMVLGCLYPRRVLGMLGPEYIVADLILFVLLLNIVPDTIAFGVGNLAYAYGNYNQVLTIGLARSLPRVILYLFLTPLYGGMGAAESFFVGSITALVAAYVVAYKLRFKINWMDIALIILVPALLGILIYLTELLWFLGSILILIISFFIYAKLRLITKNDLKQITNAFLPQKLVKIGIRRFNWVLRMLYGD